The following proteins are encoded in a genomic region of Mycolicibacterium rutilum:
- a CDS encoding flavin-containing monooxygenase, with protein MAEKRAVKVAIVGAGMSGLCMAAKMQDAGIETFTIFEQADEVGGTWRDNTYPGLHCDVPSRFYSYTFRSNPEWSRLLPPGNEVQSYFTQIATERGIRTHIRFGTPVTSAVFREGKWWISTAGGSEPFDVLITATGILRVPRYPDIPGLNEFAGPMFHSSRWDHSVSLQDKRIGLIGTGSTGVQITAELGGKVRGLTIFQRTAQWVFPFPNPRYSPITKAALRRVPVLSRLGYRFWQTVYENFFAKAMVRPGLRRRLVSAMCRWNLNFSVRDPRLRRKLTPDYQAMCKRIIAAGHYYQSVQKPGVDVVVDPIDHIAPTGVVTADGTLHEVDLLVIATGFDAHAYARPMEIIGENGVSLDEAWTDGPQAYRSVAVPGFPNMFMLMGPHSPIGQQSLVIIAENQADYAMWWIERIRDGAIDAASPTETATKEYNEQMKSAMPQTVWTTGCNSWYLDKHGVPELFPWEPARHRRLLASPEPSDFDVQPAQA; from the coding sequence GGCAGAGAAACGTGCGGTGAAGGTCGCGATCGTCGGCGCCGGAATGTCGGGCCTGTGCATGGCGGCCAAAATGCAGGACGCAGGCATCGAGACCTTCACCATCTTCGAACAAGCCGACGAGGTCGGTGGCACGTGGCGGGACAACACCTACCCCGGATTGCATTGCGACGTGCCGTCGCGGTTCTACTCGTACACCTTCCGGTCCAACCCGGAGTGGTCCCGACTGCTCCCGCCGGGCAACGAGGTCCAGTCGTACTTCACGCAAATCGCCACGGAGCGCGGCATCCGCACCCACATCAGGTTCGGCACGCCGGTGACATCGGCGGTGTTCCGCGAGGGCAAGTGGTGGATCAGCACCGCCGGCGGATCCGAACCGTTCGACGTGCTCATCACCGCGACCGGCATCCTTCGGGTGCCGCGGTATCCCGACATCCCCGGGCTGAACGAATTCGCCGGCCCGATGTTCCACTCGTCTCGCTGGGACCACTCGGTATCGTTGCAGGACAAGCGGATCGGATTGATCGGCACCGGATCGACGGGTGTTCAGATCACCGCGGAACTGGGCGGAAAAGTCCGCGGGCTCACGATTTTTCAACGCACCGCCCAGTGGGTCTTCCCGTTCCCCAATCCGCGGTATTCACCGATCACGAAGGCCGCGCTCCGGCGTGTGCCGGTGTTGAGTCGGCTCGGCTACCGCTTCTGGCAGACCGTGTACGAGAACTTCTTCGCCAAAGCGATGGTTCGGCCCGGACTTCGTCGCCGGCTGGTATCGGCGATGTGCCGGTGGAACCTCAACTTCTCGGTCCGCGACCCACGACTGCGGCGCAAGTTGACACCCGACTATCAGGCCATGTGCAAGCGCATCATCGCGGCCGGACACTATTACCAGTCGGTGCAGAAGCCGGGCGTCGACGTCGTCGTCGACCCGATCGATCACATCGCACCCACCGGCGTCGTCACCGCCGACGGCACCCTGCACGAGGTGGATCTCCTGGTGATCGCCACCGGTTTCGACGCGCACGCATACGCGCGTCCGATGGAGATCATCGGGGAGAACGGCGTCTCGTTGGACGAAGCGTGGACGGATGGGCCGCAGGCCTATCGATCGGTCGCGGTGCCGGGCTTCCCGAACATGTTCATGCTGATGGGTCCGCACTCTCCGATCGGACAACAATCGTTGGTGATCATCGCCGAAAACCAGGCCGACTACGCGATGTGGTGGATCGAGCGCATCCGCGACGGCGCCATCGATGCCGCGTCCCCGACGGAAACCGCCACCAAGGAATACAACGAGCAGATGAAATCTGCTATGCCCCAGACAGTTTGGACCACCGGATGCAACAGCTGGTACCTCGACAAGCACGGGGTGCCCGAGCTCTTCCCGTGGGAGCCCGCTCGCCATCGACGGTTGTTGGCTTCGCCCGAGCCGTCCGATTTCGACGTACAACCCGCTCAAGCGTGA
- the cobN gene encoding cobaltochelatase subunit CobN has translation MTDPTVLLLSTSDTDLITARSSGARYRWANPSRLVDGELADLLRDADVVVVRILGGYRAWQDGIDEVVASGVPAVVVSGEQSPDAELMGHSTTPAGVALQAHVYLAQGGVENLRHLHAFLCDTLLMTGFGFAPPESTPTWGVVPRDGHGDGPTVAVLYYRAQHLAGNTAYVDALCDAIENAGGRALPVFCASLRTADAELLELLGTADALITTVLAAGGATPATVTAGGDDDTWNVAHLAALDIPILQGLCLTSSKSQWQNNDDGLSPLDVATQVAVPEFDGRIITVPFSFKEIDDEGLISYVADAERCARVAGLAVRHARLRSIPAADKRVAVVFSAYPTKHARIGNAVGLDTPASAIALLRAMREHGYRIDDIPGLEAGDGDALIHALIERGGQDPDWLTDGQLEGNPIRVSANDYRAWFATLPAELTDAIVEHWGPPPGELFVDRSADPGGEIVIAALHAGNVVLMVQPPRGFGENPVAIYHDPDLPPSHHYLAAYRWIEHQFGADAVVHLGKHGNLEWLPGKTLGMSAACGSDAALGNLPLIYPFLVNDPGEGTQAKRRAHATLVDHLIPPMARAESYGDIARLEQLLDEHANVSALDPGKLPAIRQQIWTLMRAAKMDHDLGLEERPEEDSFDDMLLHVDGWLCEIKDVQIRDGLHILGQTPSGEDELDLVLAVLRARQLFGGEHTVPGLRQALGLAEDGHDERTAVDAAEEQARKLVAALQDSGWDPATVDSLTDNPDVAAVLRFAAAEVVPRLAGTANEIPQILRALDGRFIAAGPSGSPLRGLVNVLPTGRNFYSVDPKAVPSRLAWETGVAMADSLLARYRQDHGDWPRSVGLSVWGTSAMRTAGDDIAEVLALLGVRPVWDDASRRVVNLEAIDLADLGRPRIDVTVRISGFFRDAFPHVVTMLDDAVALVAGLDEADEDNYVRAHAQADLAEHGDQRRSTTRIFGSKPGTYGAGLLQLIDSRNWRDDADLAEVYTAWGGFAYGRGLDGAPAADDMNRQYRRIVVAAKNTDTREHDIADSDDYFQYHGGMIATVRALTGKDPVAYIGDNTRPDAVRTRTLSEETTRVFRARVVNPRWINAMRRHGYKGAFEMAATVDYLFGYDATAGVMADWMYERLSAEYVLDDENRKFMAESNPWALHGMAERLLEAAERGMWAAPDRATIDGLRQVLLETEGDLEG, from the coding sequence GTGACCGACCCGACCGTCCTGCTGCTGTCGACGTCGGACACCGATCTGATCACCGCGCGCTCCAGCGGCGCCCGGTACCGGTGGGCCAACCCGTCGCGGCTCGTCGACGGCGAACTCGCCGACTTGCTGCGTGACGCCGACGTCGTCGTGGTCCGCATCCTGGGCGGCTACCGCGCGTGGCAGGACGGCATCGACGAGGTTGTGGCCAGCGGGGTGCCGGCCGTTGTCGTCAGCGGCGAGCAGTCACCCGACGCCGAACTGATGGGCCACTCGACCACACCCGCCGGTGTCGCGCTGCAGGCACACGTCTACCTCGCGCAGGGCGGCGTCGAGAATCTGCGGCACCTGCACGCCTTCCTTTGCGACACCCTGCTGATGACCGGGTTCGGCTTCGCCCCGCCCGAGAGCACACCGACCTGGGGCGTGGTGCCGCGCGACGGGCACGGCGACGGCCCGACCGTCGCGGTGCTGTACTACCGCGCCCAGCACCTCGCGGGCAACACCGCCTACGTCGACGCGCTGTGCGACGCGATCGAAAACGCCGGTGGCCGAGCGCTTCCCGTGTTCTGTGCGTCGCTGCGCACCGCCGACGCCGAGCTGCTGGAACTCCTCGGCACGGCCGACGCGCTGATCACCACCGTGCTCGCCGCGGGCGGCGCCACCCCGGCGACCGTGACGGCCGGCGGCGACGACGACACCTGGAACGTTGCGCATCTGGCGGCGCTCGACATCCCGATCCTGCAGGGGTTGTGCCTGACCAGTTCGAAGTCGCAGTGGCAGAACAACGACGACGGGCTCTCGCCGCTCGACGTCGCGACCCAGGTGGCCGTGCCCGAGTTCGACGGCCGGATCATCACGGTGCCGTTCTCGTTCAAGGAGATCGACGACGAGGGACTGATCTCCTACGTCGCCGACGCCGAACGCTGCGCGCGCGTCGCCGGGCTGGCCGTGCGGCATGCGCGGCTGCGCTCGATACCCGCCGCGGACAAGCGTGTCGCCGTGGTGTTCTCGGCCTATCCGACCAAGCACGCGCGCATCGGCAACGCGGTCGGACTCGACACCCCGGCGAGCGCGATCGCGCTCCTGCGCGCGATGCGCGAGCACGGCTACCGGATCGACGACATCCCGGGCCTGGAAGCCGGCGACGGTGACGCGCTGATCCACGCCTTGATCGAACGCGGCGGTCAGGACCCCGACTGGCTCACCGACGGACAGCTCGAAGGCAATCCGATCCGGGTGTCCGCCAACGACTATCGCGCTTGGTTCGCCACCCTGCCCGCCGAACTGACCGACGCGATCGTCGAACACTGGGGCCCGCCGCCGGGGGAGTTGTTCGTCGACCGCAGCGCCGATCCCGGGGGCGAGATCGTCATCGCCGCCCTGCACGCGGGCAACGTCGTGCTGATGGTCCAGCCGCCGCGCGGTTTCGGGGAGAACCCCGTCGCCATCTATCACGACCCCGACCTCCCGCCGAGCCACCACTACCTGGCCGCCTACCGGTGGATCGAGCACCAGTTCGGTGCGGACGCCGTCGTGCACCTCGGTAAGCACGGCAACCTCGAGTGGCTGCCGGGCAAGACCCTGGGCATGTCGGCGGCCTGCGGATCCGATGCCGCGCTGGGCAATCTGCCGCTGATCTACCCGTTCCTCGTCAACGACCCCGGTGAAGGAACGCAGGCCAAGCGGCGCGCGCACGCCACCCTGGTCGACCACCTGATCCCGCCGATGGCCCGCGCCGAAAGTTACGGCGACATCGCGCGGCTGGAGCAGCTGCTCGACGAACACGCCAACGTCTCCGCGCTCGACCCCGGCAAGCTGCCCGCCATCCGCCAGCAGATCTGGACGCTGATGCGCGCAGCCAAGATGGACCACGACCTCGGGCTGGAGGAACGGCCGGAAGAGGATTCGTTCGACGACATGCTGTTGCACGTCGACGGCTGGCTGTGTGAGATCAAGGACGTCCAGATCCGCGACGGCCTGCACATCCTCGGTCAGACCCCGTCCGGCGAGGACGAACTCGACCTGGTGCTGGCGGTGCTGCGGGCCCGCCAGCTCTTCGGCGGTGAACACACGGTGCCGGGGCTGCGGCAGGCACTCGGGCTGGCCGAAGACGGCCACGACGAACGCACCGCCGTCGACGCTGCCGAGGAGCAGGCGCGGAAACTGGTTGCCGCCCTGCAGGATTCAGGCTGGGACCCGGCGACAGTCGACTCGCTCACCGACAACCCCGACGTCGCCGCTGTGCTGCGGTTCGCCGCCGCCGAGGTGGTGCCGCGACTGGCGGGCACCGCCAACGAGATACCCCAGATCCTGCGCGCGCTCGACGGGCGCTTCATCGCCGCGGGCCCCTCGGGTTCACCGCTGCGCGGACTGGTCAACGTGCTGCCCACCGGGCGCAACTTCTACTCGGTCGACCCCAAGGCGGTGCCGTCGCGGCTGGCGTGGGAAACCGGTGTGGCGATGGCGGATTCGCTGCTGGCCCGGTACCGGCAGGACCACGGTGACTGGCCCCGCTCGGTCGGGCTGTCGGTGTGGGGAACCTCGGCGATGCGCACCGCGGGCGACGACATCGCCGAAGTGCTCGCACTGCTGGGCGTGCGCCCGGTCTGGGACGACGCGTCGCGTCGCGTCGTGAACCTCGAAGCGATCGACCTGGCGGATCTGGGCCGCCCGCGCATCGACGTCACCGTGCGCATCTCCGGCTTCTTCCGGGACGCGTTCCCGCACGTCGTCACCATGCTCGACGACGCCGTCGCGCTCGTCGCCGGCCTCGACGAAGCCGACGAGGACAACTACGTGCGTGCCCACGCGCAGGCCGACCTCGCCGAGCACGGCGACCAACGGCGCTCCACCACACGTATTTTCGGCTCCAAGCCGGGAACCTACGGCGCGGGGCTGCTGCAGCTGATCGACAGCCGCAACTGGCGCGACGACGCCGACCTCGCCGAGGTGTACACCGCCTGGGGCGGCTTCGCCTACGGCCGCGGCCTCGACGGCGCGCCGGCCGCCGACGACATGAACCGCCAGTACCGGCGGATCGTGGTGGCGGCCAAGAACACCGACACCCGCGAACACGACATCGCCGACTCCGACGACTACTTCCAGTACCACGGCGGCATGATCGCCACCGTGCGCGCGCTGACCGGCAAGGACCCGGTCGCCTACATCGGCGACAACACCCGCCCCGACGCCGTGCGTACCCGCACGCTGTCCGAGGAGACCACCCGGGTCTTCCGCGCACGCGTGGTCAACCCCCGCTGGATCAACGCGATGCGCAGGCACGGGTACAAGGGCGCGTTCGAGATGGCCGCCACCGTCGACTACCTGTTCGGTTACGACGCGACCGCCGGCGTGATGGCCGACTGGATGTATGAGCGGCTGTCGGCGGAGTACGTGCTCGACGACGAGAACCGCAAGTTCATGGCCGAGTCCAACCCGTGGGCGCTGCACGGCATGGCCGAGCGGCTGCTCGAGGCCGCCGAGCGCGGCATGTGGGCGGCCCCCGACCGCGCCACGATCGACGGCCTGCGCCAGGTGCTCCTCGAAACCGAGGGCGACCTCGAAGGCTGA
- a CDS encoding PPOX class F420-dependent oxidoreductase, whose translation MAATFADVAKSEYILLTTFTKDGRPKPTAVWAAPAGDALVVITQEKSWKVKRIRNTARVTIAPCDRRGNPKGEAAEAVATILDKSANAATYDAIGKRYGLVGKTFNVFSKLRGGMKNNVTIQIKAG comes from the coding sequence GTGGCTGCCACCTTCGCCGATGTCGCGAAATCCGAGTACATCCTGCTGACCACGTTCACCAAGGACGGCAGGCCCAAGCCGACCGCCGTGTGGGCAGCGCCCGCCGGCGACGCGCTGGTGGTCATCACCCAAGAGAAGTCCTGGAAGGTCAAGCGCATCCGCAACACCGCACGCGTGACGATCGCGCCGTGCGACCGGCGCGGCAACCCCAAGGGTGAAGCGGCGGAGGCCGTCGCGACGATCCTCGACAAGTCGGCCAACGCCGCCACCTACGACGCGATCGGCAAGCGCTACGGGCTGGTGGGCAAGACGTTCAACGTTTTCTCCAAGCTTCGCGGGGGAATGAAGAACAACGTGACCATCCAGATCAAAGCGGGGTGA
- a CDS encoding PPOX class F420-dependent oxidoreductase: protein MPDTFADVANSKYILLTTFTKDGRPKPTPIWGAPEGDKLLVITDDGSWKTKRINNTPRVTIQKSTALGKPKGEPVEAVGRVLPKGDTRRVFDKVTRRYWWHAWWWIPQALLRGGIDKVHIGLEIKPAA, encoded by the coding sequence GTGCCGGATACCTTTGCCGATGTAGCGAACTCGAAATACATTCTGCTGACCACCTTCACCAAGGACGGCCGGCCCAAGCCGACGCCGATCTGGGGCGCACCCGAAGGTGACAAGCTGCTGGTCATCACCGACGACGGGTCGTGGAAGACCAAACGGATCAACAACACGCCGCGGGTGACCATCCAGAAGTCCACGGCGCTGGGCAAACCGAAGGGCGAACCCGTCGAAGCGGTCGGGCGGGTCCTGCCCAAGGGGGACACCCGCCGCGTCTTCGACAAGGTCACCCGGCGCTACTGGTGGCACGCCTGGTGGTGGATCCCGCAGGCCCTGCTGCGGGGCGGCATCGACAAGGTGCACATCGGGCTGGAGATCAAGCCCGCGGCGTAG
- a CDS encoding dienelactone hydrolase family protein: MTQIKIDTPAGPIDALLDLPAGAGPWPAIVVVHDAFGYGPDKEATSRRIADAGYLAITPNLYARGGRVRCITRVFRELLSKRGRALDDVLAARDHVLTLPECTGAVGIAGFCMGGQFALVMSPMGFGASAPFYGTPLPRPLEETLAGACPIVASFGRRDPIGKGAADALRKMVQDNGIPADIKEYPDVGHSFANKLPAQPLLRITGFGYHEDVTNDAWRRVFAFFDEHLAATPRA, encoded by the coding sequence GTGACACAGATCAAGATCGACACCCCGGCCGGTCCCATCGACGCGCTGCTGGACCTGCCTGCCGGTGCCGGGCCGTGGCCGGCGATCGTGGTGGTGCACGACGCGTTCGGCTACGGACCGGACAAGGAGGCGACCTCGCGACGGATCGCCGATGCCGGCTACCTGGCGATCACACCGAACCTCTACGCGCGGGGCGGTCGGGTCCGCTGTATCACCCGGGTGTTCCGGGAGCTGCTGAGCAAGCGGGGCCGCGCGCTCGACGACGTGCTGGCGGCCCGCGACCACGTGCTGACCTTGCCGGAATGCACCGGCGCGGTCGGTATCGCGGGGTTCTGCATGGGCGGGCAGTTCGCGCTGGTGATGTCGCCGATGGGGTTCGGCGCGTCAGCACCGTTCTACGGCACGCCGCTGCCCCGCCCGCTGGAGGAGACGCTGGCCGGCGCCTGTCCGATCGTCGCCAGCTTCGGCCGGCGCGATCCGATCGGCAAGGGCGCCGCAGACGCGTTACGGAAGATGGTGCAGGACAACGGGATTCCCGCGGACATCAAGGAGTATCCGGACGTCGGGCACAGCTTCGCGAACAAGCTGCCCGCGCAGCCGCTGCTGCGGATCACCGGGTTCGGTTACCACGAGGACGTCACGAACGACGCGTGGCGGCGCGTCTTCGCGTTCTTCGACGAGCATCTGGCGGCTACGCCGCGGGCTTGA
- a CDS encoding FxsA family protein, producing MAMRLFGLYVLIEIAVVVALAATIGVGWTLLLVLGTFLVGLALAGSQVRRHLTRLRPGLTASTVQGAAADSVLVALGTVLVVIPGLASSVLGAVLLLPPTRAAARPLVTALAARRMPLITTGVAGWGAANRRADYIDGEVVDVVEVDQPAVEQAPRPTQPEWRENLP from the coding sequence ATGGCGATGCGGCTGTTCGGGCTCTACGTGCTCATCGAGATCGCGGTCGTGGTGGCACTGGCGGCCACGATCGGCGTCGGATGGACGCTGCTGCTGGTGCTCGGCACGTTCCTGGTGGGTCTCGCGCTGGCCGGATCGCAGGTCAGGCGGCATCTGACCCGGTTACGTCCCGGCCTGACCGCCTCGACCGTGCAGGGCGCCGCCGCCGACAGCGTGCTCGTCGCGCTCGGCACGGTGCTCGTCGTCATCCCCGGACTGGCCAGTTCGGTGCTCGGCGCGGTGCTGCTGCTGCCGCCGACCCGGGCCGCCGCCCGCCCCCTGGTGACCGCGCTGGCCGCCCGCCGGATGCCGCTGATCACCACCGGCGTCGCGGGCTGGGGCGCTGCGAACCGGCGCGCCGACTACATCGACGGCGAAGTCGTCGACGTCGTCGAGGTGGACCAGCCCGCCGTCGAGCAGGCACCCCGTCCCACGCAGCCCGAATGGCGTGAGAACCTCCCGTAG
- a CDS encoding amidohydrolase has protein sequence MTTLLLNGRVHSPSMPDATALAVRNGVIAWLGSDDVGRAQFPDAQIVDLEGAFVAPSFVDSHVHLTATGLTLSGLDLRAARSREHCLQLLGEFARVHPDGPVWGHGWDESAWPDRTPPSTADVDAAVGDRPAYLARVDVHSAVASSALRRLCPDLADAGGYAPQQPLTADAHHAVRAAARARLTTAQRAAARSAALNAAAALGIVAVHECAGPDIGGLDDWDEIRALTHGVEITGYWGEAVSETEQARALIDRTGARGLAGDLFVDGALGSRTAWLHEPYADCSAGSTGNSYLDRDAITAHLRACTEAGITAGFHVIGDAAVTAVVDALESVVAACGAPAVARCGHRLEHLEMVTDEQARKLGAWGVIASMQPNFDALWGGDSGMYAQRLGADRARRLNPFALLASQGVPLAFGSDSPVTGMDPWATVRAATQHRTDGSAVSARAAFGALTRGAWRAAGVRDGVTGTLVPGAPASYAVWEADELEVSAPADAVQRWSTDQRSRVPALPRLDGPSPRCRQTVHRGVVIHG, from the coding sequence GTGACGACCCTTCTGCTCAACGGGCGGGTGCACAGCCCGTCCATGCCCGACGCCACCGCGCTCGCCGTGCGGAACGGTGTGATCGCCTGGCTCGGCAGCGACGACGTCGGTCGCGCCCAGTTTCCCGATGCGCAGATCGTCGACCTCGAGGGCGCGTTCGTCGCCCCCTCCTTCGTCGACAGCCACGTCCACCTGACCGCGACCGGCCTGACACTGTCCGGGCTTGACCTGCGGGCCGCGCGGTCCCGCGAGCACTGCCTGCAGCTACTCGGCGAGTTCGCCCGCGTCCACCCCGACGGCCCGGTCTGGGGTCACGGCTGGGACGAGTCCGCCTGGCCCGACCGGACCCCGCCCAGCACCGCGGACGTCGACGCTGCCGTCGGCGACCGGCCCGCCTACCTGGCGCGGGTCGACGTGCACTCGGCCGTGGCATCCTCCGCGCTGCGCCGACTCTGTCCCGACCTCGCCGACGCCGGCGGCTACGCGCCGCAGCAGCCGCTCACCGCCGACGCACACCACGCCGTGCGCGCCGCCGCCAGGGCCCGGCTGACCACAGCGCAGCGCGCCGCCGCGCGGTCGGCCGCCCTGAACGCCGCGGCCGCGCTGGGCATCGTCGCGGTGCACGAGTGCGCGGGCCCCGACATCGGCGGCCTCGACGACTGGGACGAGATCCGCGCCCTCACGCATGGCGTCGAGATCACCGGCTACTGGGGTGAGGCGGTGTCCGAGACCGAGCAGGCCCGCGCGCTGATCGACCGGACCGGCGCGCGCGGACTCGCCGGCGACCTGTTCGTCGACGGCGCGCTGGGCTCACGCACCGCCTGGCTGCACGAGCCCTACGCCGACTGCTCCGCCGGATCGACGGGCAACAGCTACCTGGACCGCGACGCGATCACCGCGCACCTGCGCGCCTGCACCGAGGCGGGGATCACGGCCGGCTTCCACGTCATCGGCGACGCGGCCGTCACCGCCGTCGTCGATGCCCTCGAATCCGTCGTCGCCGCCTGCGGCGCACCGGCGGTCGCCCGGTGCGGACACCGGCTCGAGCATCTCGAGATGGTGACCGACGAGCAGGCACGCAAACTCGGCGCCTGGGGGGTGATCGCCAGCATGCAACCCAACTTCGACGCGCTGTGGGGCGGCGACTCCGGCATGTACGCCCAGCGTCTCGGCGCCGATCGGGCCCGACGGTTGAACCCGTTCGCGCTGTTAGCATCTCAAGGCGTGCCCCTCGCCTTCGGCTCGGACAGCCCGGTCACCGGGATGGATCCCTGGGCGACGGTGCGCGCGGCGACGCAGCACCGCACCGACGGCAGCGCGGTGTCGGCGCGGGCCGCGTTCGGGGCGCTCACCCGCGGTGCCTGGCGCGCCGCCGGGGTGCGCGACGGTGTGACCGGCACGCTGGTGCCGGGGGCGCCGGCGTCCTACGCCGTCTGGGAGGCCGACGAACTGGAGGTCAGCGCGCCCGCCGACGCCGTACAGCGCTGGTCGACCGATCAACGCTCGCGGGTACCGGCGCTGCCCCGGCTGGACGGCCCGTCGCCTCGGTGCCGCCAGACGGTCCATCGGGGTGTCGTCATCCATGGTTGA
- the lnt gene encoding apolipoprotein N-acyltransferase: protein MVEVASRTQRFGKAVVDRLPQLGVSIGAGVLLCLSFPPFGWWYLAYPAFALLGWVLTREYTSARGAFGYGFVFGAAFYLPLLPWVGAFVGPIPWIGLALAEAVFPALFGVAAVAVRRLPGWPLWFAGLWALQEWLKSTVPFGGFPWGVVAYGQTESPLRSIAQLGGAPLLSFAVVLIGFSLGAIVFEVIRWWQRQADDTPPAVVVPGVCIAAVLLVTALTWPHVRQSGIGAGDDQPITVAVVQGNVPRLGLDFNTQRREVLDNHVSETMRLAEDVRAGRAPQPMFVLWPENSSDIDPLANRDAAELISGAAAAIRAPILVGGVVAAEGADRDNPASTNSVIVWNPGTGPDERHDKQIVQPFGEYLPWRSFFRHFSPYADRAGYFVPGDGTGVVHAAGVPVGVTTCWEVIFDRAPRESVRNGAQLLTVPSNNATFTEAMSEQQLAFARLRAVEHDRYVVVAGTTGISAVIAPDGRELARTAFYEPAYLDQAVRLKTQLTVATRWGPLIEGLLIAVGLGSVIAAILHNGGFVRRRARGDNKDRGAT from the coding sequence ATGGTTGAAGTAGCCTCTCGGACACAGCGATTCGGTAAGGCGGTGGTCGACCGGCTGCCGCAACTGGGCGTGTCGATCGGCGCCGGTGTGCTGCTGTGCCTGAGCTTCCCGCCGTTCGGCTGGTGGTATCTGGCCTATCCGGCGTTCGCCCTGCTCGGGTGGGTGCTGACTCGCGAATACACCTCCGCGCGCGGTGCATTCGGCTACGGCTTCGTGTTCGGGGCGGCGTTCTATCTACCGCTGCTGCCGTGGGTGGGCGCGTTCGTCGGCCCCATCCCGTGGATCGGGCTGGCGCTCGCCGAGGCGGTGTTCCCGGCGCTGTTCGGCGTGGCGGCGGTGGCGGTTCGCCGGCTGCCGGGTTGGCCGCTGTGGTTCGCCGGCCTGTGGGCGCTGCAGGAGTGGCTCAAGTCGACGGTGCCGTTCGGCGGGTTCCCGTGGGGCGTCGTCGCCTACGGGCAGACCGAGAGCCCGCTGCGCTCGATCGCCCAGCTCGGCGGTGCGCCGCTGCTGTCCTTCGCCGTGGTGCTCATCGGATTCTCGCTTGGCGCAATCGTATTCGAGGTCATCCGGTGGTGGCAGCGGCAGGCCGACGACACCCCGCCCGCCGTCGTCGTCCCCGGCGTGTGCATCGCCGCGGTGCTGCTGGTCACCGCGCTGACGTGGCCGCATGTGCGCCAGTCCGGCATCGGCGCCGGTGATGACCAGCCGATCACGGTGGCCGTCGTGCAGGGCAACGTGCCGCGGCTCGGGCTGGACTTCAACACCCAGCGCCGCGAGGTGCTCGACAATCACGTCAGCGAGACGATGCGGCTGGCCGAAGACGTGCGGGCGGGCCGCGCGCCGCAGCCGATGTTCGTGTTGTGGCCGGAGAACTCCTCGGACATCGATCCGCTGGCCAACCGCGACGCGGCCGAGCTGATCTCCGGCGCCGCGGCGGCGATCCGCGCGCCGATCCTCGTCGGTGGGGTGGTGGCGGCCGAGGGCGCCGATCGCGACAATCCGGCGTCGACCAATTCGGTGATCGTGTGGAATCCGGGCACCGGGCCCGACGAACGCCACGACAAGCAGATCGTCCAGCCGTTCGGCGAGTATCTGCCGTGGCGCAGCTTCTTCCGGCACTTCTCGCCGTACGCCGACCGCGCCGGCTACTTCGTCCCCGGCGACGGCACCGGTGTGGTGCACGCCGCCGGGGTGCCGGTCGGCGTGACGACGTGCTGGGAGGTCATCTTCGACCGCGCCCCCCGCGAGTCGGTCCGCAACGGCGCCCAACTGCTGACCGTGCCGTCGAACAACGCGACCTTCACCGAGGCGATGAGCGAACAGCAGCTCGCGTTCGCGCGGCTGCGGGCCGTCGAGCACGACCGGTACGTCGTGGTGGCCGGCACCACCGGCATCAGCGCGGTCATCGCACCCGACGGGCGGGAACTGGCCCGCACCGCGTTCTACGAGCCCGCCTACCTCGACCAGGCGGTCCGGCTGAAGACGCAGCTCACGGTGGCGACGCGCTGGGGTCCGCTGATCGAGGGGCTACTCATCGCTGTCGGTCTGGGCAGTGTGATCGCCGCAATACTGCACAATGGAGGCTTTGTGCGTCGCCGAGCGCGCGGCGACAACAAGGACAGAGGAGCCACATGA